The following are encoded together in the Tripterygium wilfordii isolate XIE 37 chromosome 3, ASM1340144v1, whole genome shotgun sequence genome:
- the LOC119995518 gene encoding uncharacterized protein LOC119995518: MGSYKKNIGRQVIRQRTKQGEKKNLRGRRETMGVVECKSHRFSRGCQGNEERNVFWEALKVGSTKLKFGLRKKFRLKVGERLSTLICPCTRKLGWSKLKLDFMCYLVREIGLEV; the protein is encoded by the exons ATGGGAAGTTACAAGAAGAATATAGGAAGACAAGTCATAAGGCAGAGAACTAAACAGGGGGAGAAGAAGAATCTAAGGGGAAGACGCGAAACAATGGGAGTGGTGGAGTGTAAATCGCATAGATTCTCTCGTGGTTGCCAAGGTAATGAAGAAAGAAATGTGTTTTGGGAGGCTTTGAAAGTTGGGTCTACAAAGCTTAAGTTCGGTTTGCGAAAGAAATTCAGATTGAAGGTTGGGGAGAGATTGTCTACGTTAATTTGTCCTTGTACAAGGAAACTTGGATGGTCAAAGCTAAAGTTGGATTTCATGTGCTACTTGGTTCGG GAAATTGGACTTGAAGTGTAA
- the LOC119995519 gene encoding uncharacterized protein LOC119995519, translated as MGSGRSVRLLCIQFWNLDSEIFLLHSAARQHMVDWFYSLTRFLPSKQRGGSTSNVEEETNPSVLSDKEEEPIGDKEEEIRVGDDGDQYEEKEILPIEKGPIRILDIDFGVDDLGRHFSSNHYEHLFKQDHNTSRMTTDGFNDWKHLSERLKAHETSSEHLVCMTKWIELQVRLRKLETIDKSVQEQIDREKEHWKQVLKRIIALVKTLARNNLAFRGHREKLYEGRNGNFLGFIEMIAEFDPIMQEHI; from the exons ATGGGTTCTGGCCGTTCTGTTCGTCTGCTCTGCATTCagttttggaatttggattcTGAGATTTTCCTCCTGCACTCTGCAGCTCGACAACATATGGTTGACTGGTTTTATAGCCTTACCAG ATTTTTGCCTAGTAAACAAAGAGGTGGCTCAACATCGaatgttgaagaagaaacaaatccaTCAGTCCTGagtgataaagaagaagaaccaataggtgataaagaagaagaaattagagtAGGTGATGATGGTGATCAATATGAGGAAAAAGAAATTCTACCAATAG AAAAAGGTCCAATTAGaattcttgatattgattttggtGTTGATGATCTTGGTAGACATTTTTCATCTAATCATTATGAACAT TTATTCAAACAAGATCATAACACTTCCCGAATGACAACGGATGGATTTAATGATTGGAAACATCTTAGTGAAAGACTTAAAGCTCATGAAACTAGTAGTGAACACCTAGTTTGCATGACCAAATGGATAGAATTGCAAGTGAGGTTGAGAAAACTTGAAACAATTGATAAGAGTGTACAAGAACAAATAGATAGGGAGAAAGAGCATTGGAAACAAGTGTTAAAAAGAATAATAGCCCTTGTAAAAACTCTTGCAAGAAACAATTTAGCATTTCGTGGTCATAGGGAGAAGCTTTATGAAGGGAGAAATGGAAACTTTTTAGGTTTTATTGAGATGATTGCAGAGTTTGATCCAATCATGCAAGAACATATTTAA
- the LOC119995218 gene encoding peroxidase 5-like — protein sequence MARKLIFTSHLSAACASMLIMLMLLSLTCEATLSTKFYDKKCPDALTTIRKSVRTAIAKERRMAASLIRLHFHDCFVQGCDASILLDETHSIKSEKTALPNNASVRGYEIIDNAKAAVEKICPGVVSCADIVTVAARDSSEYVGGPSWKVKLGRRDSTTASRSLAESGELPSFTASLDQLITHFARKGLDKRDLVALSGSHTIGQAQCFTFRNRIYNKTSDIDAGFANTRKGRCPKNSGSDKLSPLDLVTPNSFDNNYFKNLIQKKGLLHSDQVLFSGGSTDKIVYEYSKNPSLFNSDFATAMIKMGSIDVLTGSSGEIRRICSAVN from the exons ATGGCTCGCAAATTGATCTTCACCTCTCACCTAAGCGCAGCCTGTGCTTCCATGTTGATCATGTTAATGCTCTTGAGCTTGACATGTGAGGCTACACTTTCTACCAAATTTTATGACAAAAAATGTCCGGATGCTCTTACTACTATCAGAAAATCCGTCAGAACTGCCATTGCTAAAGAGCGACGTATGGCAGCGTCTCTCATTCGTCTTCATTTCCATGACTGCTTTGTTCAG GGATGTGATGCCTCAATTTTGCTTGATGAAACCCATTCAATCAAGAGCGAAAAAACTGCACTCCCCAACAATGCTTCCGTTAGAGGCTATGAAATCATAGACAATGCCAAAGCAGCCGTAGAGAAAATATGCCCCGGAGTTGTATCTTGTGCTGATATTGTCACGGTGGCAGCCAGAGATTCATCCGAATAT GTGGGCGGCCCATCATGGAAGGTAAAGCTGGGACGAAGAGATTCAACGACTGCAAGCAGATCTCTAGCTGAAAGTGGTGAACTTCCTAGTTTTACAGCCAGCCTTGATCAACTCATAACACACTTTGCACGTAAAGGACTTGATAAAAGAGACTTGGTTGCTCTGTCAG GTTCGCACACAATTGGACAAGCGCAATGCTTTACGTTTCGCAATAGGATATACAACAAAACCAGTGACATTGATGCTGGATTCGCAAACACTCGTAAGGGGCGTTGTCCAAAAAACAGCGGCAGCGACAAGCTCTCACCACTTGATTTGGTGACACCCAATTCTTTTGATAACaattacttcaagaatttgataCAAAAGAAGGGTCTTCTTCACTCTGACCAAGTTCTCTTTAGCGGCGGATCCACCGACAAAATTGTCTATGAATACAGCAAGAATCCTTCTCTCTTTAACTCCGATTTCGCTACTGCCATGATTAAAATGGGAAGCATTGATGTGCTTACTGGTTCATCTGGGGAGATAAGGAGGATATGCAGCGCTGTTAACTAA
- the LOC119995401 gene encoding lignin-forming anionic peroxidase-like, whose protein sequence is MLFIMSTTCQAQLSSTFYDSTCPNALTTIHTSIRSAIAKERRMAAFLIRLHFHDCFVLGCDASILLDETPSIQSEKTARPNDDSVRGYGVIDNTKAEVEKACPGIVSCADIITVAARDASEYVGGPSWAVKLGRRDSTTTSRTLAEGGDLPAFTDGLEQLITSFRNKGLNARDMVALSGSHTIGQAQCFTFRDRIYNNNNASDIDAGFASTRKRGCPASGGNGNLAPMDLVTPNSFDNNYFKNLQQRKGLLHSDQVLFSGGSTDSIVNDYSKNPNTFKSDFASAMIKMGDIGVLTGSVGQIRRICSAVN, encoded by the coding sequence ATGCTCTTTATCATGAGCACAACATGCCAAGCCCAGCTTTCTTCAACCTTTTATGACAGTACATGCCCTAATGCACTCACTACCATACATACCTCAATTAGATCCGCTATCGCTAAAGAACGTCGAATGGCGGCATTTCTCATTCGCCTCCATTTCCATGATTGCTTCGTTCTTGGATGCGATGCATCCATCTTACTAGACGAGACCCCCTCAATCCAAAGTGAGAAGACTGCCCGTCCTAATGATGATTCTGTTAGAGGCTATGGAGTCATAGACAATACCAAAGCTGAAGTAGAGAAAGCATGTCCTGGCATTGTATCTTGTGCAGATATCATTACAGTGGCCGCCAGAGATGCATCCGAATATGTAGGTGGTCCATCTTGGGCAGTGAAACTTGGAAGAAGAGACTCAACCACCACAAGCAGAACTTTGGCTGAAGGTGGAGACCTTCCTGCTTTTACAGACGGCCTTGAACAACTTATAACATCCTTCAGAAACAAAGGCCTTAATGCAAGGGACATGGTTGCATTGTCAGGTTCCCACACAATAGGACAAGCTCAATGCTTCACTTTTCGCGATAGGatatacaacaacaacaacgcaAGCGACATTGATGCCGGATTTGCTAGCACTCGCAAGCGTGGCTGTCCGGCAAGTGGTGGCAATGGTAATTTGGCACCGATGGATTTGGTAACGCCCAATTCTTTTGACAACAATTACTTCAAGAATCTACAACAACGGAAGGGACTTCTTCATTCTGATCAAGTTCTCTTTAGTGGTGGATCCACGGACAGCATTGTCAATGATTATAGCAAGAACCCCAACACTTTCAAGTCTGATTTTGCATCTGCCATGATCAAGATGGGAGATATTGGTGTTCTTACTGGTTCTGTTGGTCAGATAAGAAGGATTTGCAGCGCCGTCAACTAG